Proteins found in one Poecilia reticulata strain Guanapo linkage group LG15, Guppy_female_1.0+MT, whole genome shotgun sequence genomic segment:
- the csgalnact2 gene encoding chondroitin sulfate N-acetylgalactosaminyltransferase 2: MPRRGFPLQGRVRWLLLALFLLLVLLLFAYLLECTPPADASQTLPGVVGEPFSREYYQTLLQEHEERHLSRAYSLKRQIAQLKQELQEMSDKLKLMQEKKEPPGVQGLGENQEPGDLLEFLHSQINKAEVNAGARLPSEYALVPFESFTSSKVYQLEMGLTRHPEEKPVRKDRRDELVEAVEAALDIINNPDEEDGVEEDVPVQRQTYTDSHFMEGLYRTERDKGTLYELFFAKEDSSSFRHVSLFRPFGPIMKVRSTSVETLGMIINIIVPLAGRVDTFSQFLQNFREVCVQRDRQVHLTVVYFGQEGLQEVKSSLKKMSREETFSNYTLISVDEEFSRGRGLNIGANAWKNGDVLMFFCDVDIRFSLDFLNTCRLHAAPNKKVFYPVVFSLYNPAIVYGSLELAPPIEQQLSHKKDAGFWRDFGFGMTCQYRSDFLNIGGFDLEVKGWGVEDVHLYRKYLRSELIVIRSPVSSLFHLWHEKQCADELTPEQYRMCIQSKAMNEASHPHLGMLVFRDEIEAHLRKQAFKTQSKTEA, translated from the exons ATGCCCAGGCGGGGGTTCCCCTTGCAGGGCCGAGTCCGCTGGCTCCTGCTGGCCCTCTTCCTGCtcctggtgctgctgctgttcgCCTACCTGCTGGAGTGCACGCCGCCGGCCGACGCCAGCCAGACGCTGCCCGGCGTGGTGGGCGAGCCCTTCAGCAGGGAGTACTACCAGACGCTGCTGCAGGAGCACGAGGAGCGCCACCTCAGCCGCGCCTACAGCCTCAAGCGCCAGATCGCGCAGCTcaagcaggagctgcaggagatgAGCGACAAGCTGAAGCTGATGCAGGAGAAGAAGGAGCCGCCGGGCGTGCAGGGCCTGGGCGAGAACCAGGAGCCCGGCGACCTGCTGGAGTTCCTGCACTCCCAGATCAACAAGGCCGAGGTCAACGCCGGGGCGCGGCTGCCCAGCGAATACGCCCTGGTGCCCTTCGAGAGTTTCACCTCCTCCAAGGTGTACCAGCTGGAGATGGGGCTGACGCGGCACCCGGAGGAAAAGCCGGTCCGCAAGGACCGGCGCGACGAGCTGGTGGAGGCGGTGGAGGCGGCGCTGGACATCATCAACAACCCGGACGAGGAGGACGGCGTGGAGGAGGACGTCCCTGTGCAGAGGCAGACCTACACTGACAGCCACTTTATGGAAG GCCTGTACAGGACGGAGCGGGACAAAGGGACGCTCTACGAGCTTTTCTTCGCCAAGGAGGACTCCAGCAGCTTCCGGCACGTCTCGCTCTTCCGGCCGTTCGGGCCAATAATGAAAGTCCGCAGCACATCGGTGGAGACGCTGGGGATGATCATCAACATCATCGTGCCGCTGGCGGGCCGAGTCGACACTTTCTCACAGTTCTTACAAAACTTCAG GGAGGTGTGTGTTCAGCGGGACAGGCAGGTCCATCTCACCGTGGTTTACTTTGGACAGGAAGGTCTGCAGGAAGTGAAGTCATCGCTGAAGAAAATGTCTAG AGAGGAGACTTTCTCCAATTACACTCTGATCTCGGTGGACGAGGAGTTTTCTCGCGGCCGCGGTTTGAACATCGGCGCCAACGCGTGGAAGAACGGCGACGTCCTGATGTTCTTCTGCGACGTGGACATTCGTTTCTCCCTGGACTTCTTGAACACGTGCCGGCTCCACGCCGCTCCCA ACAAGAAGGTTTTCTACCCGGTTGTGTTCAGTCTGTACAATCCGGCCATCGTTTACGGAAGCTTGGAGCTGGCTCCACCTATTGAACAGCAGCTG AGTCACAAAAAAGACGCTGGGTTTTGGAGAGATTTTGGATTTGGAATGACCTGCCAGTATCGCTCAGATTTCCTAAACATTG GCGGCTTTGATCTGGAAGTGAAAGGCTGGGGCGTGGAGGACGTCCACCTGTACAGGAAGTACCTGCGGAGCGAACTGATCGTGATCCGGTCGCCGGTGTCCAGCCTCTTCCACCTGTGGCACGAGAAGCAGTGCGCGGACGAGCTGACGCCGGAGCAGTACCGCATGTGCATCCAGTCCAAAGCCATGAACGAGGCGTCGCACCCCCACCTGGGCATGCTGGTCTTCCGGGACGAGATCGAGGCCCACCTCCGGAAGCAGGCCTTCAAGACGCAGAGCAAGACGGAGGCCTGA
- the sec23ip gene encoding SEC23-interacting protein isoform X1, with protein MADRKNNNVPNSSANLLFSGAPEFNFNLPFMPVSQATGPAVLSGEEDSTDVGEEDSFLGQTSGVAPASSSTFSYFSSPATTSDPFASIGQSPCPPSAMSAAAGPVSVPHSISMAPTPPPPSAGSQINSPPQVFGGAVYQSPVGRHTPPPSAMTPTPPLMQPQAHNPYRHTPSSSRASPYIPAPEILPPTHTPPQIPYSISAPPQMFPPPGPTFTTPPPSHVQAAPPPPPTATTGAVVPAGPMMPYNYNVYEPVQPHWFYCKQVESKSVWFPLSIIDSLQLEETFNSVQPDPENVIVRTDGGRYDVQLYDRMRSAVYWEEEPTEVRRCSWFYKGDKDSRFVPYSEEFSEKLEAEYKKAVSTNQWHRRLEFPSGETIVMHNPKVIVQFQPSSNPDEWGTTQDGQTRPRVVKRGVDDDHDEVPDGELPTVDHLVFMVHGIGPVCDLRFRSMIECVDDFRSVSLKLLHSHFKKSLDEHAISRVEFLPVQWHTALHGDATGVDRRIKKITLPSTGRLRHFTNETLLDVLFYNSPTYCQTIMDTVAQEINRLYALFMKRNPDYRGGISVAGHSLGSLILFDLLSNQKTVSAAPLLPAAPAANGEASAPAAEEPSREEEEDEEEFEDLAAVLKHLGLSEYKSTLDQEKMDIESLLMCTMEDLKDMGIPLGPRKKITKFVKERVSRQAGRQQRKAEAKEESPVAVPQPAGSTTTRPPVGSTVSSVHVNYNYFEVGTGQVSVIYHNLDFEPVNFFALGSPIGMFLTVRGLEKIDEAYQLPTCKGFFNIYHPLDPVAYRIEPMIVPDLDLKPVLIPHYKGRKRLHLELKESLSRMGSDLKHGFMSSLRSAWQTLNEFARAHTSSALQAELAIVANQIEEEEEQHVQDEHKVAESAELQRDDEPQVKVGMLNGGNRIDFVLQEKPIESFNEYLFALQSHLCYWQSEDTALLLLKEIYKTGGIHPEPLAH; from the exons ATGGCAGatagaaaaaataacaatgttcCCAACAGCAGTGCCAATTTATTGTTCAGCGGCGCCCCGGAGTTTAACTTCAACCTGCCGTTCATGCCGGTGAGCCAGGCCACCGGGCCGGCGGTGCTGTCAGGAG AAGAAGATTCCACTGATGTTGGAGAAGAAGACAGCTTCCTTGGTCAGACCTCTGGCGTTGCACCAGCATCCTCCTCCACCTTCAGCTACTTCTCCAGTCCGGCCACGACCTCCGACCCGTTTGCATCCATCGGCCAGTCGCCATGCCCCCCATCCGCCATGTCCGCAGCAGCCGGACCCGTTTCTGTTCCCCACAGCATCAGCATGGCTCCAACTCCGCCGCCACCGTCTGCAGGCTCACAGATCAACTCGCCGCCTCAGGTGTTCGGCGGCGCCGTTTACCAAAGCCCAGTGGGGCGCCACACTCCTCCCCCGAGCGCCATGACGCCGACGCCGCCCCTGATGCAGCCGCAGGCTCACAACCCGTACCGCCACACGCCCAGCAGCAGCCGAGCCAGCCCCTACATTCCAGCGCCGGAGATCCTGCCGCCAACACACACGCCGCCGCAGATCCCCTACTCTATCAGCGCGCCGCCGCAGATGTTTCCCCCCCCAGGGCCGACGTTTACAACA CCTCCTCCCTCACATGTTCAGGCGGCTCCACCTCCTCCGCCCACTGCCACCACCGGCGCCGTCGTTCCTGCAGGTCCGATGATGCCGTACAACTACAACGTCTACGAACCGGTCCAGCCGCACTGGTTCTACTGCAAACAAGTCGAGTCGAAGAGCGTCTGGTTTCCTTTGAGCATCATCGACTCGCTGCAGCTCGAGGAGACGTTCAACTCAG TCCAACCGGACCCAGAGAACGTGATCGTCCGGACGGACGGCGGGCGCTACGACGTGCAGCTTTACGACCGCATGCGCAGCGCCGTGTACTGGGAGGAGGAGCCCACAGAGGTCCGGCGCTGCTCCTGGTTCTACAAAGGCGACAAGGACAGCCGCTTCGTCCCGTACTCTGAGGAGTTCAGCGAGAAACTGGAG GCGGAATATAAAAAGGCCGTATCAACAAACCAGTGGCATCGCAGGCTGGAGTTCCCATCCGGAGAAACGATCGTCATGCACAACCCAAAG GTCATAGTTCAGTTCCAGCCTTCGTCCAACCCAGACGAGTGGGGCACCACTCAGGACGGGCAGACCAGGCCGAGGGTGGTGAAGAGAGGCGTTGATGACGACCACGACGAGGTGCCTGATG GCGAGCTTCCCACGGTGGATCATCTGGTGTTCATGGTCCACGGCATCGGCCCGGTTTGCGACCTGAGGTTCAGGAGCATGATCGAGTGCG TGGACGACTTCCGGAGCGTTTCGCTGAAGCTGCTGCACAGCCACTTCAAGAAGTCGCTGGACGAACACGCCATCAGCCGGGTGGAGTTCCTTCCTGTGCAGTGGCACACGGCTCTCCACGGAGACGCCACCGGCGTGGACAG gAGGATTAAAAAGATCACCCTGCCCAGCACCGGACGGTTGCGCCACTTCACCAACGAGACGCTGCTGGATGTGCTTTTCTACAACAGTCCGACTTACTGCCAGACCATCATGGACACCGTGGCTCAGGAGATCAACCGTCTCTACGCCTTGTTCATGAAGAGGAACCCCGACTACAGAGGGGGAATATCGGTGGCCGGACACAGCCTGG GATCCCTGATTCTCTTCGATCTGCTTTCCAACCAGAAGACCGTCTCTGCTGCGCCGCTGCTGCCGGCCGCGCCCGCCGCTAACGGAGAG GCGTCGGCTCCCGCTGCGGAGGAGccgagcagagaggaagaggaggatgaggaagagttTGAGGATCTGGCTGCTGTGCTGAAACATCTGGGCCTCTCTGAGTACAAGAGCACCTTGGACCAGGAGAAGATGGACATCGAGTCTTTA CTCATGTGTACGATGGAGGACCTGAAGGACATGGGGATCCCGCTGGGCCCGCGCAAGAAAATCACCAAGTTTGTGAAAGAACGAGTCAGCAGACAG GCGGGACGCCAGCAGAGGAAAGCAGAAGCGAAGGAGGAGAGTCCGGTTGCGGTTCCCCAGCCTGCCGGTAGCACCACCACCAGGCCACCAGTGGGCAGCACCGTGTCTTCAGTCCACGTGAACTACAACTACTTTGAAGTTGGAACTGGACAG GTGTCGGTGATCTACCACAACCTGGACTTTGAGCCGGTGAACTTCTTCGCCCTGGGTTCTCCGATCGGGATGTTCCTGACGGTCCGCGGCCTGGAGAAGATCGACGAGGCGTACCAGCTGCCCACCTGCAAGGGATTCTTCAACATCTACCACCCG TTGGACCCGGTGGCGTACCGAATCGAGCCGATGATCGTTCCAGATTTGGACCTGAAGCCCGTTTTAATCCCACATTACAAAGGAAGGAAGAGGCTTCACCTCG AGCTGAAGGAGAGTCTGTCCCGGATGGGCTCGGACCTGAAGCACGGCTTCATGAGCTCGCTGCGCAGCGCCTGGCAGACGCTCAACGAGTTCGCCCGCGCCCACACCTCCTCCGCCCTGCAGGCCGAGCTCGCCATCGTGGCCAATCAGatcgaggaggaggaggagcagcacgTTCAGGACG AGCATAAAGTGGCTGAGAGCGCAGAGCTGCAGAGGGACGACGAGCCGCAGGTGAAGGTCGGGATGCTGAACGGAGGGAATCGGATCGACTTCGTCCTGCAGGAGAAACCCATCGAGAGCTTCAACGAGTATCTGTTCGCCCTGCAGAGCCACCTCTGCTACTG GCAGTCTGAAGACACGGCGCTGCTTCTCCTGAAGGAAATCTACAAAACCGGCGGCATCCACCCGGAGCCGCTCGCTCATTAA
- the sec23ip gene encoding SEC23-interacting protein isoform X2, which translates to MADRKNNNVPNSSANLLFSGAPEFNFNLPFMPVSQATGPAVLSGEDSTDVGEEDSFLGQTSGVAPASSSTFSYFSSPATTSDPFASIGQSPCPPSAMSAAAGPVSVPHSISMAPTPPPPSAGSQINSPPQVFGGAVYQSPVGRHTPPPSAMTPTPPLMQPQAHNPYRHTPSSSRASPYIPAPEILPPTHTPPQIPYSISAPPQMFPPPGPTFTTPPPSHVQAAPPPPPTATTGAVVPAGPMMPYNYNVYEPVQPHWFYCKQVESKSVWFPLSIIDSLQLEETFNSVQPDPENVIVRTDGGRYDVQLYDRMRSAVYWEEEPTEVRRCSWFYKGDKDSRFVPYSEEFSEKLEAEYKKAVSTNQWHRRLEFPSGETIVMHNPKVIVQFQPSSNPDEWGTTQDGQTRPRVVKRGVDDDHDEVPDGELPTVDHLVFMVHGIGPVCDLRFRSMIECVDDFRSVSLKLLHSHFKKSLDEHAISRVEFLPVQWHTALHGDATGVDRRIKKITLPSTGRLRHFTNETLLDVLFYNSPTYCQTIMDTVAQEINRLYALFMKRNPDYRGGISVAGHSLGSLILFDLLSNQKTVSAAPLLPAAPAANGEASAPAAEEPSREEEEDEEEFEDLAAVLKHLGLSEYKSTLDQEKMDIESLLMCTMEDLKDMGIPLGPRKKITKFVKERVSRQAGRQQRKAEAKEESPVAVPQPAGSTTTRPPVGSTVSSVHVNYNYFEVGTGQVSVIYHNLDFEPVNFFALGSPIGMFLTVRGLEKIDEAYQLPTCKGFFNIYHPLDPVAYRIEPMIVPDLDLKPVLIPHYKGRKRLHLELKESLSRMGSDLKHGFMSSLRSAWQTLNEFARAHTSSALQAELAIVANQIEEEEEQHVQDEHKVAESAELQRDDEPQVKVGMLNGGNRIDFVLQEKPIESFNEYLFALQSHLCYWQSEDTALLLLKEIYKTGGIHPEPLAH; encoded by the exons ATGGCAGatagaaaaaataacaatgttcCCAACAGCAGTGCCAATTTATTGTTCAGCGGCGCCCCGGAGTTTAACTTCAACCTGCCGTTCATGCCGGTGAGCCAGGCCACCGGGCCGGCGGTGCTGTCAGGAG AAGATTCCACTGATGTTGGAGAAGAAGACAGCTTCCTTGGTCAGACCTCTGGCGTTGCACCAGCATCCTCCTCCACCTTCAGCTACTTCTCCAGTCCGGCCACGACCTCCGACCCGTTTGCATCCATCGGCCAGTCGCCATGCCCCCCATCCGCCATGTCCGCAGCAGCCGGACCCGTTTCTGTTCCCCACAGCATCAGCATGGCTCCAACTCCGCCGCCACCGTCTGCAGGCTCACAGATCAACTCGCCGCCTCAGGTGTTCGGCGGCGCCGTTTACCAAAGCCCAGTGGGGCGCCACACTCCTCCCCCGAGCGCCATGACGCCGACGCCGCCCCTGATGCAGCCGCAGGCTCACAACCCGTACCGCCACACGCCCAGCAGCAGCCGAGCCAGCCCCTACATTCCAGCGCCGGAGATCCTGCCGCCAACACACACGCCGCCGCAGATCCCCTACTCTATCAGCGCGCCGCCGCAGATGTTTCCCCCCCCAGGGCCGACGTTTACAACA CCTCCTCCCTCACATGTTCAGGCGGCTCCACCTCCTCCGCCCACTGCCACCACCGGCGCCGTCGTTCCTGCAGGTCCGATGATGCCGTACAACTACAACGTCTACGAACCGGTCCAGCCGCACTGGTTCTACTGCAAACAAGTCGAGTCGAAGAGCGTCTGGTTTCCTTTGAGCATCATCGACTCGCTGCAGCTCGAGGAGACGTTCAACTCAG TCCAACCGGACCCAGAGAACGTGATCGTCCGGACGGACGGCGGGCGCTACGACGTGCAGCTTTACGACCGCATGCGCAGCGCCGTGTACTGGGAGGAGGAGCCCACAGAGGTCCGGCGCTGCTCCTGGTTCTACAAAGGCGACAAGGACAGCCGCTTCGTCCCGTACTCTGAGGAGTTCAGCGAGAAACTGGAG GCGGAATATAAAAAGGCCGTATCAACAAACCAGTGGCATCGCAGGCTGGAGTTCCCATCCGGAGAAACGATCGTCATGCACAACCCAAAG GTCATAGTTCAGTTCCAGCCTTCGTCCAACCCAGACGAGTGGGGCACCACTCAGGACGGGCAGACCAGGCCGAGGGTGGTGAAGAGAGGCGTTGATGACGACCACGACGAGGTGCCTGATG GCGAGCTTCCCACGGTGGATCATCTGGTGTTCATGGTCCACGGCATCGGCCCGGTTTGCGACCTGAGGTTCAGGAGCATGATCGAGTGCG TGGACGACTTCCGGAGCGTTTCGCTGAAGCTGCTGCACAGCCACTTCAAGAAGTCGCTGGACGAACACGCCATCAGCCGGGTGGAGTTCCTTCCTGTGCAGTGGCACACGGCTCTCCACGGAGACGCCACCGGCGTGGACAG gAGGATTAAAAAGATCACCCTGCCCAGCACCGGACGGTTGCGCCACTTCACCAACGAGACGCTGCTGGATGTGCTTTTCTACAACAGTCCGACTTACTGCCAGACCATCATGGACACCGTGGCTCAGGAGATCAACCGTCTCTACGCCTTGTTCATGAAGAGGAACCCCGACTACAGAGGGGGAATATCGGTGGCCGGACACAGCCTGG GATCCCTGATTCTCTTCGATCTGCTTTCCAACCAGAAGACCGTCTCTGCTGCGCCGCTGCTGCCGGCCGCGCCCGCCGCTAACGGAGAG GCGTCGGCTCCCGCTGCGGAGGAGccgagcagagaggaagaggaggatgaggaagagttTGAGGATCTGGCTGCTGTGCTGAAACATCTGGGCCTCTCTGAGTACAAGAGCACCTTGGACCAGGAGAAGATGGACATCGAGTCTTTA CTCATGTGTACGATGGAGGACCTGAAGGACATGGGGATCCCGCTGGGCCCGCGCAAGAAAATCACCAAGTTTGTGAAAGAACGAGTCAGCAGACAG GCGGGACGCCAGCAGAGGAAAGCAGAAGCGAAGGAGGAGAGTCCGGTTGCGGTTCCCCAGCCTGCCGGTAGCACCACCACCAGGCCACCAGTGGGCAGCACCGTGTCTTCAGTCCACGTGAACTACAACTACTTTGAAGTTGGAACTGGACAG GTGTCGGTGATCTACCACAACCTGGACTTTGAGCCGGTGAACTTCTTCGCCCTGGGTTCTCCGATCGGGATGTTCCTGACGGTCCGCGGCCTGGAGAAGATCGACGAGGCGTACCAGCTGCCCACCTGCAAGGGATTCTTCAACATCTACCACCCG TTGGACCCGGTGGCGTACCGAATCGAGCCGATGATCGTTCCAGATTTGGACCTGAAGCCCGTTTTAATCCCACATTACAAAGGAAGGAAGAGGCTTCACCTCG AGCTGAAGGAGAGTCTGTCCCGGATGGGCTCGGACCTGAAGCACGGCTTCATGAGCTCGCTGCGCAGCGCCTGGCAGACGCTCAACGAGTTCGCCCGCGCCCACACCTCCTCCGCCCTGCAGGCCGAGCTCGCCATCGTGGCCAATCAGatcgaggaggaggaggagcagcacgTTCAGGACG AGCATAAAGTGGCTGAGAGCGCAGAGCTGCAGAGGGACGACGAGCCGCAGGTGAAGGTCGGGATGCTGAACGGAGGGAATCGGATCGACTTCGTCCTGCAGGAGAAACCCATCGAGAGCTTCAACGAGTATCTGTTCGCCCTGCAGAGCCACCTCTGCTACTG GCAGTCTGAAGACACGGCGCTGCTTCTCCTGAAGGAAATCTACAAAACCGGCGGCATCCACCCGGAGCCGCTCGCTCATTAA
- the mcmbp gene encoding mini-chromosome maintenance complex-binding protein, producing MPSTHDWINDPLGVVEGMFAASQSSQSSGWEAKAVELFKEQLKEKEAQTLVPSLNDVPLHYLKPDSLVRFRCLVQDMFDPEFFMGVYETVDPATKARTLRCGKYKDVTESGVDVNSRSTVTAERQTFYCVPIPGENQWAKDGYAETRSSQGRVVPSTSYVPSRQKRSYEDDEEMEVQPQKQKETHAASPSAADPHGNGDCKRQETEAPSGPAASASHLDLNFPLPGEKGPSCLVKVYEDWDRFKLNDTLQVFGILSVSPALSALADEKDSFLDPAAGLESAAEQRVHSPPASLVPRLHLLHAERLDHNNPLLPGAALQENRAFLSSALGEMAAVRAELLSYFTHVLLGDALAAEFLLLHLLSSVYSRRDVLPLGKFTLNLSGCPAAAAYTQRLYQIVQQLVPSSFYLAMSLQNMNQMRLVPRKDYVANRLVSGALQLASSTSLFLDETQMEPGQLDATGVRNVTALGNLITWQKVDYDFNFHQMEFPCNINVLIASEGRSLLPSDCRVHLQPQVAPAHMEEYLSSIHVHPQASSQLNKFRVFLSVARLLDYSISDEVTKAVEDDFVDMRKDDPQSISADDLHRLLVVARLLSLSLGQTSLTRDSWLRAKHIETLRRSRMEQHKSVNGNEP from the exons ATGCCTTCCACTCATGACTGGATTAACGACCCGCTGGGTGTGGTGGAGGGGATGTTCG CTGCTTCCCAGAGCAGCCAGAGTTCAGGATGGGAGGCGAAGGCGGTGGAGCTTTTCAAAgagcagctgaaggagaaaGAAGCCCAGACTCTG GTCCCGTCTCTGAACGACGTCCCTCTGCACTACCTGAAGCCCGACAGCCTGGTGAGGTTCCGCTGCCTGGTCCAGGACATGTTCGACCCGGAGTTCTTCATGGGAGTCTACGAGACCGTCGACCCGGCCACCAAGGCCAGA ACGCTGCGCTGCGGCAAATACAAAGACGTGACAGAGTCTGGG gtgGACGTAAACTCCAGGAGCACAGTGACTGCAGAGAGACAGACGTTCTACTGCGTTCCCATCCCTGGAGAGAACCAGTGGGCCAAGGAC GGCTACGCGGAGACGAGGAGCAGCCAGGGCAGGGTGGTTCCCTCCACGTCGTACGTTCCCAGCAGACAGAAGCGCAGCTATGAGGACGACGAGGAAATGGAGGTTCAGCCACAGAAGCAGAAGGAAACGCATGCAG CTTCCCCGAGCGCCGCCGACCCGCACGGTAACGGCGACTGTAAGCGTCAGGAGACGGAGGCTCCTTCCGGCCCGGCGGCGTCCGCCTCCCACCTGGACCTGAACTTCCCGCTGCCGGGCGAGAAAGGCCCGTCCTGCTTGGTGAAG GTGTACGAGGACTGGGACCGCTTCAAACTGAACGACACGCTGCAGGTGTTCGGCATCCTGTCGGTCAGCCCCGCGCTCAGCGCTCTGGCCGATGAGAA GGATTCGTTTCTGGACCCGGCGGCCGGCCTGGAGTCGGCGGCGGAGCAGCGGGTCCACAGCCCGCCTGCCTCCCTCGTCCCGCGCCTCCACCTGCTCCACGCTGAGCGGCTGGATCACAACAACCCGCTGCTCCCTGGCGCCGCCCTGCAGGAGAACAGAGCCT tttTGTCGTCGGCCCTCGGGGAGATGGCCGCCGTCCGCGCCGAGCTGCTGTCGTACTTCACCCACGTCCTGCTGGGCGACGCTCTGGCTGCCgagttcctgctgctgcacctcCTCTCCAGCGT GTACTCCAGGCGAGACGTTCTGCCGCTGGGGAAGTTCACCCTGAACCTGAGCGGCTgccccgccgccgccgcctaCACCCAGCGCCTCTACCAGATCGTCCAGCAGCTCGTCCCGTCG TCGTTCTACCTGGCGATGAGCCTCCAGAACATGAACCAGATGCGGCTCGTTCCCAGGAAGGACTATGTGGCGAACCGGCTGGTGAGCGGCGCGCTGCAGCTGGCCAGCAGCACCTCCCTGTTCCTGGACGAGACCCAGATGGAGCCGGGGCAGCTGGACGCCACCG GTGTGCGGAACGTGACGGCGCTGGGGAACCTGATCACCTGGCAGAAGGTGGATTATGACTTTAACTTCCACCAGATGGAATTCCCCTGCAATATTAACGTGCTGATCGCGTCGGAGGGACGCTCGCTGCTGCCG TCCGACTGCCGCGTACACCTGCAGCCCCAGGTGGCGCCGGCCCACATGGAGGAATACCTCAGCAGCATCCACGTCCATCCGCAGGCCTCATCGCAGCTCAACAAGTTCAGAGTCTTCCTGAGCGTCGCTCGCCTGCTCGACTACAGCATCTCAGACGAAGTGACAAAG GCGGTTGAAGATGACTTCGTCGACATGAGGAAGGACGACCCCCAGAGCATATCTGCCGACGACCTCCACAGGTTGCTGGTTGTTGCCAG GCTGCTGTCGCTGAGTTTGGGTCAGACGTCGCTGACCAGAGACAGCTGGCTCCGGGCCAAACACATCGAGACGCTGCGACGGAGCCGTATGGAGCAACATAAGAGCGTCAACGGCAACGAGCCCTGA